A window from Triticum aestivum cultivar Chinese Spring chromosome 6D, IWGSC CS RefSeq v2.1, whole genome shotgun sequence encodes these proteins:
- the LOC123142251 gene encoding cypmaclein: MASASYAPPLLLFVAVTLAAATGAVDAHHPHLAPGGDDDRHLTAAGVGGGRTLLAIDCPKACEARCGKNWKNEMCNKMCNICCGKCSCVPSGTGQDTRNECPCYANMKNTKNGKPKCP, from the exons ATGGCGTCCGCCTCCTAcgctccccctctcctcctcttcGTCGCCGTCAccctggcggcggcgacgggggccgTGGACGCGCATCATCCTCATCTGGCGCCGGGCGGCGACGACGATCGTCATCTCACG GCGGCGGGCGTTGGCGGCGGGAGGACGCTGCTGGCCATAGACTGCCCCAAGGCGTGCGAGGCGCGGTGCGGGAAAAACTGGAAGAACGAGATGTGCAACAAGATGTGCAACATCTGCTGCGGCAAGTGCAGCTGCGTCCCCTCCGGCACCGGCCAGGACACCCGCAACGAGTgcccctgctacgccaacatgaagaACACCAAGAACGGCAAACCCAAATGCCCCTAA
- the LOC123142252 gene encoding 4-hydroxybenzoate polyprenyltransferase, mitochondrial, with amino-acid sequence MALLRAAAAALRRRARVAALPAISPFPHTHGQTSSPSPSPGPVSNPAARRHLITLSRRSRCLRPPSASAAASSHYIDRILLPSSFSHPLSTSSRDKDTDRDKEESIPPLPPASWVERLLPEAARPYAMLARLDKPIGTWLLAWPCMWSITIAAMPGKLPDLKMLALFGCGAVLLRGAGCTVNDLLDRDIDNKVERTKSRPFASGALTPSQGVAFLGAQLLLGLGILLQLNNFSRVLGASSLLLVFSYPLMKRFTFWPQAYLGLTFNWGALLGWAAIRGSLDPAIILPLYTAGICWTLVYDTIYAHQDKEDDLKVGVKSTALRFGDSTKQWISAFGAASIGSLALSGYNAELAWPYYPLLTAAAAHLAWQISTVDLSDRADCNRKFVSNKWFGALVSSGILLGRLAS; translated from the exons ATGGCTctgctccgcgccgccgccgccgccctccgccgccgcgcccgcgtcGCCGCTCTCCCGGCCATCTCCCCCTTCCCCCACACGCACGGCCAAACCTCCTCCCCGTCCCCCTCACCCGGTCCCGTCTCcaaccccgccgcccggcgccaccTCATCACCCTAAGCCGCCGCAGCCGATGCCTTCGCCCGCCCTCCGCCTCCGCGGCGGCGTCCTCCCACTACATCGACAGGATCTTGCTCCCCAGCAGCTTCTCGCACCCGCTCTCGACCTCCTCCCGGGACAAGGACACGGACAGGGACAAGGAGGAGAGcatcccgccgctgccgccggcgtcGTGGGTGGAGAGGTTGCTGCCGGAGGCGGCGCGGCCGTACGCGATGCTCGCCCGCCTCGACAAGCCCATCGGCACCTGGCTCCTCGCTTGGCCCTGCATGTG GTCGATCACCATAGCAGCGATGCCGGGGAAGCTCCCCGACTTGAAAATGCTGGCGCTCTTCGGGTGCGGGGCTGTCCTCCTCAGGGGGGCTGGTTGCACGGTGAATGACCTTCTCGATCGCGACATTGATAACAAG GTTGAGCGCACCAAAAGCAGGCCCTTTGCATCAGGCGCTCTAACCCCTTCTCAAGGAGTGGCCTTCCTTGGAGCTCAGCTACTGCTGGGATTGGGCATTCTTCTCCAACTTAACAACTTCAG CCGTGTTCTTGGGGCATCTTCTCTTCTTCTGGTGTTTTCTTATCCCCTGATGAAGAGGTTCACATTTTGG CCTCAGGCATATCTCGGCTTGACCTTCAACTGGGGAGCTTTGTTAGGATGGGCTGCTATCAGAGGGAGCTTAGACCCTGCAATCATCCTTCCACTGTATACTGCTGGTATATGTTGGACATTGGTGTATGATACCATATATGCACATCAG GACAAAGAAGATGACCTCAAAGTAGGTGTCAAGTCCACAGCATTAAGGTTTGGGGATTCAACCAAGCAATGGATCAGTGCCTTTGGCGCTGCATCTATTGGCAGTTTAGCGCTCAGTGGCTACAATGCTGAACTTG CGTGGCCCTACTACCCTCTCCTGACAGCTGCAGCTGCACATTTGGCATGGCAGATTTCAACCGTTGACTTATCTGACCGTGCAGATTGCAACAGGAA ATTTGTCTCAAATAAGTGGTTTGGAGCTTTGGTATCCAGTGGAATTTTGTTGGGACGACTTGCGTCGTGA